In Ruegeria sp. YS9, the genomic window ACGCGCAGGTTTGTGGCCAAGAAGCTGAGTAGACATGCCGGAACACTAGCATGTTCTATTTTTGTTCTCAAGCGGCCAGGGCCGTCAACGGGACAAGATCAACTTGCCATTTGCAAATTGGACGCTCGAGAAACGATGCAGGTATTCCATCCCCAAAAGCGATTTATCCAGTTCGCCTTCATTGACCCAGGCCGATACGTTCTGATCGGTAATGGGGCCTACGGTCAGGGTCTCAAGCCGCACCGGCGCTGTGCGGACCTCGCCGTTGGCAGTCAGGGCGCGGCCGAAATAGTTCAACTGATCAGGATCGATACCTACGCGCGCAGCGTCCTGAGCGCTGAGCACGATCTGGCTGGCGCCGGTGTCGACAAGAAAGTTGATCGGCTCACCATTTACCAAAACCGGAAGGTAATAATGACCATCATAGGCACGAGGCACCTCGATCGCGTTGCCGGTGACGGTCATCTGCGGGGCAGGGCCAACCGAAGACCGGATGTCTTCCCACAGGCCGATGACGGCGATGACGCCAACGAAAATGAACACCCAGGCCATCACCTGCTGCAACGTCTTGTTCAGCGACTGGCGGTTTTGCGAAACGAACCAGAACGCGACGGCCAGCCCAAGCACGACCAGATAGACCAGTTGTCCGATATCGACGCTGTCCACAGGGTTCACCCCACTCAAGTTGCACGTCACATATATGGGGGTTTAAGACGCAAAACCAAAGGCCTTGAGGCCATCGAGAATGAACTGCACCGACAAGGCCGCAAGCAGCATTCCCAGCAGCCGGGTCAACACGTTCAGCCCGGTCTTGCCCAAAATCCGTGCGACCGCGCCAGAGGTCAGATACATCACGAAGACCATCGCCAACACAACCAGCATCACGCCGATGACAATAGCAAGGCCCTGAATGCCCGGCTGCTGGCCCGCAAGCAGAATCATCGTTGCAATCGATCCGGGGCCTGCAATCAGCGGGATGCCCAGGGGAAAGACGGACGGGTCCGGGTGTTCCTCTTCCTCGGCGCTGCTTTCGCGTCGCTTGGTGCGGCGTTCAAACAGCATATCCAGCGCGGTCAGGAATAGCAGGACACCTCCTGCAACGCGGAACGCTTCCATCGAGATGCCAACAAACCCCAGAAGGGCTTCGCCAAAGGCGGCAAACAGGGCCAGGATGAAACCCGCCGTCAGGCAGGCCCGAATGGCAATGGAGCGGCGCGTATGCCAGTCCATACCCTGTGTCAGCGCCACGAAGATCGGCGTTTGCGCGGGCGGATCAAGGACCACGAAAAGCGTTGTGAACGCGGTAATCAGAAATGCACTGTCCATTGCTATCTGCTGCTCCGTTGCAGGTCTTGCAGGATACGCATGGCATCTTGCGAACACCCTGATGGGACATAGACGTGATCGTGGTGATACCCCGCGACCATGTTTGCGGGAATGCCGGTGCCAGCCAGCGCGCTGGAAACGGCGGCGGTCAGACCAACACCTTCCAGCGAGGAATGAACCTGCAACGTGATGCATCGCATCGCGACGGCACCTTGCGGTGCCGCACTGATCGGGACGATGAGAGACAACCCTTCGTCCTCGACACAGCTGGCCCGCGTGCCCCTTGGCCAGGGTTTGTCTTCAGGCCATACGACAAAGGCAAACTCACCGGGCTGCAAGTGGGGATGCATACCGGCAATTATAGCGTCGGTGTCTTTGACGGGTGTTTTCATGCTGTTTCTGCCTGTTCAAGCCGTTCGGCGGCGGCGATCCATAAAGCCTCGGCTTTTTGCATGGCCTCGGTGACTTCGGTGAACTTGCGGTTCCAGGTTTCTAGGTCGTTGATCCTGTCGTCCTCGTACAGCGCCGGATCGGCCAGTTTGGTCGAAAGCTTGTCATGCATTTCCGCCAGCTTCTCGATCCGGTCCTCGCATTTGCGCAGATCCGCGCGCAAGGCCAATATCGTCTCGCGCGGGGGGCGTTTCGATTTGGCCGTCCGGGGCTTTTCCCTGACGGGTCTGTCGCGCGCCAGCAGCAGGGACCGATAGGCTTCAAGGTCGCCGTCGAAAGGTTTGACGGTACCGTCCGAAACCAGCCAGAGACGATCCGCGACAAGGCTCAGCAGATGCATGTCGTGGCTGACCAGAACCACCGCGCCGGAATAGGCCGTCAGCGCCTCGACCAGCGCCTCGCGGCTTTCGATATCAAGGTGGTTGGTCGGCTCATCAAGGATCAGCATATGGGGCGCGTCGATCGTGGCGAGCAGCAGTGAAAGGCGCGCTTTCTGTCCGCCCGACAGACGTCCGACCTCGGTTTCCGCCTGATCCGCGTTCAACCCGAAACCGGCCAGCCGCGAACGCCACTTGCCGGGCGCCTCGTCGGGGCGCAGACGGCGCAGGTGGTCCAGCGGTGTTTCGTCCACATAGAGCTCATCCACCTGATGCTGCGCAAAATAGCCGATGCGCAGCTTGCTGCTGCGGGTCATCTTGCCCGCCAAAAGGGGCAGCCGGTCCGAAAGCAGTTTGGACAGGGTCGACTTGCCCTGTCCGTTCTTGCCCAAAAGCGCGATTCGGTCATCCTGATCGATACGCAGGTTCAGGCGGCGCAGCACTTCGGTTTCGCCATAGCCTGTGACGCCACCTTCGATCTGGATGATCGGCGGCGACAGTTCCTCGGGTTCCGGAAAGCTGAAGGCGCGCAGGGCGGCCTCTTGTGGGGTCGAGACCAGTTGGATGCGTTCGATCATCTTCAGGCGCGACTGGGCCTGAACGGCCTTCGACGCCTTGTAGCGGAACCGGTCCACAAAGCTTTGCAGATGTGCGATGCGGGCCTTGGCCTTGGCGTTTTCCGATTCCGCCTGTGCCAGCCGTTCCGCACGGCGTTCCGCGAACTTGTCGTAGGGCACGGCGTAATAGGTCAGCTTGCGGTCTTCCAGATGCAGGATCGACCCCACGGCGCGGTTCAGAAGGCCGCGGTCGTGGCTGATGATGATCACCGTGTGCGGATATTTGGCCAGATAGCTTTCCAGCCACAGCGCGCCTTCGAGGTCCAGATAGTTTGTCGGTTCGTCCAGCAGCAGCAGGTCGGGCTGAGAAAACAGCACCGCCGCCAGCGCAACGCGCATCCGCCAGCCGCCCGAGAAATCCGAACAGGGGCGCTGCTGGTCTTCGTCGTCAAAGCCCAACCCCTTGAGGATCGAAGCCGCGCGGGCCTCGGCGGACCAGGCGTCGATATCGGCCAGACGGGTCTGAATCTCGGCGATACGTGTCGGGTCTTCGGCGCTTTCGGCCTCGGCCATCAATGCACTGCGTTCGGTATCGGCGGCCAGAACCGTGTTGATCAGCGAAACGTCAGAGGAGGGCACCTCTTGCGCCACACCGCCAATCCGAGCGCGCTTCGGGACCGAGATATTTCCCGATTCCAAAGCCAACTCGCCCCGGATCAGGCGGAACAGCGTGGTCTTTCCGGTTCCGTTCCGACCGACAAGGCCAACCTTGTGACCATCGGGAATCGTCGCGGTTGCGCCATCAAACAATGGACGACCTTCAACGGCATAGGTGATGTCTTCGATCCGTAGCATGGGCCGAGCACTGAGGCACGGCCCACGGCTTGTCAATGGGGGCAATGGGCCAATTGGCCGTCAATCCAACACGCTGGCAGCCTTTTCGAATGGGTAGGATTTGAACCCGACCAGAGACTGATCGCCGTCCTCGCTGAAAGCGAAAACGTGTATTTCGTCATGGTGCACGGTCGCGCGGCAGAAAGTTCCCGGGCCCTGCAACGCCACGGGACATTCCTCGAGGTCGACATGCGGAACCGCAGTTTCGAACAGTTCATATTCCATCGGCAAGGGGGCCTGATCTGCCAGCGCGGATGAGGCAAGAAGACAGGCGAGGATAACGATTTTGTATGTCATGGTCGTGTCTTTCACAGGTTTCGGAATCTGTTCGCAGAAAGAAACTTACAAAAATAGTCAGAATTTTGAATCCGAAATCTCCGTGTGCGACATTCCACCGCTTCGGAACGCGCCATCCAATGGCCGGGGCATTGGGCATGGGCTTGCAGACCCGCATGTGGTAGCCGTCTCGGGAACGCAAAACGGTAGTTGGAATGCGCGCGGCACAGACTTCGCCCTCTTTGGTGACCCTTGTCCTTGCGACCGGTCTGTCGGTGCTGTCGCTGAACATGTTTCTGCCGTCTCTTGCCAACATGGCGGTCGACTTTCGTGCGGATTATGCACTGGTGAACCTGTCGATCGCGGGCTACCTGGCGGTTTCCGCGGTTCTGCAACTGATCCTTGGGCCGATGTCCGACCGGTTCGGGCGCAGGCCGGTTCTCTTGGTTTGCATGACGGTTTTTGTGGCGGCGTCACTGGGCTGTGTTCTGGCGGAATCGATCTGGACCTTTCTGGGGTTCCGTCTGATGCAGGCCGCCGTGGTCGGGGGCTCGGTGCTGTCTGCCGCGTCGATCCGCGACCAGTTTGCGCCCAATGAGGCCGCCAGCAAGCTGGGATATGTTGCCATGGCAATGGCTTTGGCACCGATGCTGGGCCCTATGCTGGGCGGCAGTTTGGACATGCTGTTCGGATGGCGGGCCGGGTTCGTCTTTTACACTGTTGCAGGGGCGGCGCTGCTGACGCTGCTCTGGGCGGACATGGGCGAGACCAACCACAACCGGTCGGCCACCTTCGCCGCGCAGATGCGCGAATACCCGCACCTGTTTCGTGCCCGGCGGTTCTGGGGCTACGCGTTGTGCGCGGCATTCTCGATCGGGGGATTCTACAGTTTCATCACCGGGGCGCCCCTGGTGGCCGCCGCCTGGTTCGATCTGAGCCCCGCGACGCTGGGCCTGGGGATCGGGATCATCACCGGCGGTTTCATGGTCGGCAATTTCGTGACGGGTCGGATCGCCGCGCGTACTCGGTTGACGACGATGATTCTGGCCGGACGTATCATCGCCTCGGTCGGGCCGTTCTGCGGGCTGTTGCTGTTTTTAGGTGGGATGGGGTCGGTTTGGGTATTTTTCGGATCAGCCATCTTTGTTGGTTTTGGAAACGGTTTGACGAACGCTAACGCGTCTGCGGGCGTCATGTCGGTTCGACCGAAACTGGCCGGCAGCGCGGCGGGCCTGTCGGGCGCTTTGATCGTCGCGCTCGGCGCGGTCATCACTTCGATTACCGGAGCGGCGGTCAGCCCCGAGAACGGCCCGTATCTGGTGCTGTCGATGATGGCAGCCAGCAGCTTTCTGGGTCTTCTGGCGGTTCTGTATGTCCGTTGGGTGGATGCACGAGACCCGCTTCCCGACGCAATCTGACGCCCAAAGGCACAATCGCGCCATCATTCCACTTTTCACCGGCGAAATACCGTGTTAGGCGGCGCGCGATGAATTTCGCGCGGCCCAGCCCGCGCCGTCAGACCAAGGAGAGGCCCGATATGGCACTGGAACGCACTTTTTCGATCATCAAACCCGATGCAACCCGCCGCAACCTGACCGGCAAGATCAATGCCAAGTTCGAGGAAGCTGGCCTGCGCATCATTGCGCAGAAGCGCATCCACATGACCAAGGAACAAGCCGGCAAGTTCTACGAAGTTCATGCCGAGCGTCCGTTCTATGACGAACTGTGCGAGTTCATGTCGTCGGCTCCGGTCGTTGTTCAGGTTCTGGAAGGCGAAGGTGCCATTGCCAAGAACCGCGAAGTCATGGGTGCAACCAACCCGGCGGACGCAGCACCGGGAACCATCCGTGCGGAATTTGCTGAATCGGTTGGCGAAAACTCGGTCCATGGTTCGGATGCACCGGAAACCGCGGCTGTTGAGATCGCATATTTCTTCTCGGGCATCGAACTGGTCGGCTAAGCCGGTTTTATGCCGAAAGATCGGGCCGCTCCGTCAGGGGCGGCCTTTTTTGTTCAGACCTGCTTTAGATCTTTGGGTGCAACGCGGACCCCGATGGCATCCAGATCAGCAACCATCCGGTTTTCCGGCGCGGCGCTGTTGCCGGCCTTGATCGCGTCGAAACGCTGTC contains:
- the ndk gene encoding nucleoside-diphosphate kinase; translation: MALERTFSIIKPDATRRNLTGKINAKFEEAGLRIIAQKRIHMTKEQAGKFYEVHAERPFYDELCEFMSSAPVVVQVLEGEGAIAKNREVMGATNPADAAPGTIRAEFAESVGENSVHGSDAPETAAVEIAYFFSGIELVG
- a CDS encoding ACT domain-containing protein, encoding MKTPVKDTDAIIAGMHPHLQPGEFAFVVWPEDKPWPRGTRASCVEDEGLSLIVPISAAPQGAVAMRCITLQVHSSLEGVGLTAAVSSALAGTGIPANMVAGYHHDHVYVPSGCSQDAMRILQDLQRSSR
- a CDS encoding ABC-F family ATP-binding cassette domain-containing protein, producing MLRIEDITYAVEGRPLFDGATATIPDGHKVGLVGRNGTGKTTLFRLIRGELALESGNISVPKRARIGGVAQEVPSSDVSLINTVLAADTERSALMAEAESAEDPTRIAEIQTRLADIDAWSAEARAASILKGLGFDDEDQQRPCSDFSGGWRMRVALAAVLFSQPDLLLLDEPTNYLDLEGALWLESYLAKYPHTVIIISHDRGLLNRAVGSILHLEDRKLTYYAVPYDKFAERRAERLAQAESENAKAKARIAHLQSFVDRFRYKASKAVQAQSRLKMIERIQLVSTPQEAALRAFSFPEPEELSPPIIQIEGGVTGYGETEVLRRLNLRIDQDDRIALLGKNGQGKSTLSKLLSDRLPLLAGKMTRSSKLRIGYFAQHQVDELYVDETPLDHLRRLRPDEAPGKWRSRLAGFGLNADQAETEVGRLSGGQKARLSLLLATIDAPHMLILDEPTNHLDIESREALVEALTAYSGAVVLVSHDMHLLSLVADRLWLVSDGTVKPFDGDLEAYRSLLLARDRPVREKPRTAKSKRPPRETILALRADLRKCEDRIEKLAEMHDKLSTKLADPALYEDDRINDLETWNRKFTEVTEAMQKAEALWIAAAERLEQAETA
- a CDS encoding MarC family protein; amino-acid sequence: MDSAFLITAFTTLFVVLDPPAQTPIFVALTQGMDWHTRRSIAIRACLTAGFILALFAAFGEALLGFVGISMEAFRVAGGVLLFLTALDMLFERRTKRRESSAEEEEHPDPSVFPLGIPLIAGPGSIATMILLAGQQPGIQGLAIVIGVMLVVLAMVFVMYLTSGAVARILGKTGLNVLTRLLGMLLAALSVQFILDGLKAFGFAS
- a CDS encoding multidrug effflux MFS transporter, with the translated sequence MRAAQTSPSLVTLVLATGLSVLSLNMFLPSLANMAVDFRADYALVNLSIAGYLAVSAVLQLILGPMSDRFGRRPVLLVCMTVFVAASLGCVLAESIWTFLGFRLMQAAVVGGSVLSAASIRDQFAPNEAASKLGYVAMAMALAPMLGPMLGGSLDMLFGWRAGFVFYTVAGAALLTLLWADMGETNHNRSATFAAQMREYPHLFRARRFWGYALCAAFSIGGFYSFITGAPLVAAAWFDLSPATLGLGIGIITGGFMVGNFVTGRIAARTRLTTMILAGRIIASVGPFCGLLLFLGGMGSVWVFFGSAIFVGFGNGLTNANASAGVMSVRPKLAGSAAGLSGALIVALGAVITSITGAAVSPENGPYLVLSMMAASSFLGLLAVLYVRWVDARDPLPDAI
- a CDS encoding TIGR02281 family clan AA aspartic protease gives rise to the protein MDSVDIGQLVYLVVLGLAVAFWFVSQNRQSLNKTLQQVMAWVFIFVGVIAVIGLWEDIRSSVGPAPQMTVTGNAIEVPRAYDGHYYLPVLVNGEPINFLVDTGASQIVLSAQDAARVGIDPDQLNYFGRALTANGEVRTAPVRLETLTVGPITDQNVSAWVNEGELDKSLLGMEYLHRFSSVQFANGKLILSR